Below is a genomic region from Xanthocytophaga agilis.
TTTAAATAATAATGCAGAGGTCTCAGATGCAAACAACGTATCACCAGGTGTTTATTATTATTCAGCTGAACTAAAAACAATGAGGCTCCGTCGAAGAGATGAACGAATAGTCATAAAAGGTTGGGTCCATATACTTAAATAAAAGAAAACGCCCGATTCAATAATGAGTCGGGCGTTTTCTTTTTTTATACGAAAGATCATTTTTGTAGCAATGCAAATTCTTTGGCAAAGTAGGTGAGGATTATTTTGGCTCCTGCACGCTTAATACTTACTAGCATTTCCAACATAGCTCTTTCTCCATCCAGCCAACCATTCTGAGCTGCTGCTTTAATCATTGCGTATTCTCCACTCACATTATATGCAGCAATAGGTATGGGAAAATTTTCGTTCAGCGTTTGAATGATATCCAAATACGAAAAGGCTGGCTTAACCATTAGAAAGTCAGCTCCTTCTGCATAATCTAACTCTGCTTCGATGAGAGCTTCTCTTCGATTAGCCGGATTCATCTGGTAGGTTTTCTTATCACCAAATTTTGGGGCAGAATCCAGTGCATCCCGAAAAGGACCATAAAATGCACTTGCATATTTAGCACTATAGGACATAATGGCTACATTCGTAAATCCTTCATCATCCAGTGTTTCACGTATATAACCTACTCGTCCATCCATCATATCTGATGGGCCAATGATATCTGCTCCAGCTCTTGCCTGAGCTAATGCCATTTTACCCAACACAACTAACGTCTCATCATTCAGAATTTTTCCATCCTTCACAATACCATCATGGCCATCACTGCTATAAGGGTCCATGGCTACATCTGTCATAATTGTAGCTTCAGGCAGTTTTTCCTTAATCTCACGAATCGTTCGCAAATAAAGCCCATCTGAATTATAGCTTTCAGTGGCATATTTATCTTTTTTACTTTCCTCTAATTGAGGAAAGATATCAAATGTTTTGATGCCTAACTTTAGACAACTTTCAATTTCTTTTAGCAATAAGTCGGGCGAGTAACGATAAATTCCTGGCATAGAGCTTACTTCAACCGCTTTATTTGTTCCTTCTGTTACGAATAGTGGAAAAATCAGGTCGTCCGTGGATAATGTTGTTTCCTGTGCCAGGCGACGAATTGTTTCTGATTGGCGATTACGTCGGGGTCTTCTAATCATTATAAGAAATCAGTTAGGTAAGCACACTAAGAATGAGAAAGGAATAAAATCTTTGTATTAATGTTATCCTTTCTTATATAATAGGTTGCAAAAATAGAGAAAAGAAGATAAAACTTCTTAAGCTCCTAACACTTGTAATCGATAGCCTGTTCCATGAACATTAATGATTTCTAC
It encodes:
- the hemB gene encoding porphobilinogen synthase, which produces MIRRPRRNRQSETIRRLAQETTLSTDDLIFPLFVTEGTNKAVEVSSMPGIYRYSPDLLLKEIESCLKLGIKTFDIFPQLEESKKDKYATESYNSDGLYLRTIREIKEKLPEATIMTDVAMDPYSSDGHDGIVKDGKILNDETLVVLGKMALAQARAGADIIGPSDMMDGRVGYIRETLDDEGFTNVAIMSYSAKYASAFYGPFRDALDSAPKFGDKKTYQMNPANRREALIEAELDYAEGADFLMVKPAFSYLDIIQTLNENFPIPIAAYNVSGEYAMIKAAAQNGWLDGERAMLEMLVSIKRAGAKIILTYFAKEFALLQK